One segment of Erigeron canadensis isolate Cc75 chromosome 2, C_canadensis_v1, whole genome shotgun sequence DNA contains the following:
- the LOC122588237 gene encoding patatin-like protein 2 — protein MPSKGAPRSPLQRPTYGDLITILSIDGGGVRGIIPSVILSFLEAELQKIDGENARLADYFDVISGTSTGGLVTAMLTAPNEENRPLFAAKDITDFYLEHCPRIFPHDDNPFGHAEKVIRALSGPKYEGVYLHELVQDLLGNTKLHETLTNVVIPTFDIKRLQPTIFSSYQLKKNPSLDAMLSDICIGTSAAPTYLPSHTFATQDPEGNLLEEFNLIDGGVAANNPTLVAISEVTQEITAGSMDFFPIKPTEYGRFLVLSLGTGSPRFEEKYDASKSSSWGVFGWLASSGSTPLIDVFTQSSGDMVDYHISTVFQGLHSAENYLRVQDDTLSGDVASMDLATKKNLEDLVQVGEELLSKPVSKVNLGTGIYEPYHCTTNEEALIRFAKILSKEKSTRELRSPGVNNDVTKMQNGSIINDNAESSKSKGKPAMITNAIPHSLPDLHKLKTG, from the exons ATGCCTTCTAAAGGAGCACCGCGATCGCCTTTGCAACGACCAACATATGGAGACTTGATCACAATACTAAGTATCGACGGAGGTGGCGTACGAGGAATCATTCCAAGTGTTATCCTTAGTTTTTTAGAAGCCGAACTTCAG AAAATAGACGGTGAGAATGCAAGACTAGCGGATTATTTTGATGTAATATCTGGAACAAGTACTGGCGGCCTCGTGACAGCTATGTTAACCGCCCCTAATGAAGAGAACCGTCCCCTTTTTGCAGCCAAGGATATCACAGACTTCTATCTGGAACATTGTCCCAGGATCTTCCCACATGATGA CAATCCATTTGGACATGCTGAAAAAGTGATCAGAGCGCTATCTGGACCAAAGTACGAGGGGGTTTATCTACATGAACTCGTTCAAGATCTACTAGGAAACACAAAACTCCATGAAACACTGACTAATGTCGTGATTCCAACGTTTGATATAAAACGTTTGCAGCCTACCATCTTCTCTAGCTATCAG ctgAAGAAAAACCCAAGTTTGGATGCAATGCTATCCGATATATGCATTGGTACATCGGCTGCACCAACTTATCTTCCTTCACATACTTTTGCAACCCAAGATCCAGAAGGAAATCTCCTTGAAGAATTTAATCTTATTGATGGCGGTGTGGCTGCAAATAATCCA ACTTTGGTTGCGATAAGTGAAGTGACACAGGAGATAACGGCAGGTAGTATGGATTTCTTTCCAATTAAACCAACAGAATACGGGCGTTTTCTGGTGTTGTCCTTAGGGACAGGCTCCCCAAGATTCGAAGAGAAGTATGATGCTAGCAAATCGTCTAGTTGGGGTGTTTTTGGGTGGTTGGCAAGTAGTGGCTCGACTCCATTGATTGATGTATTTACTCAATCAAGTGGTGATATGGTTGATTATCATATCTCTACCGTCTTCCAAGGCCTTCATTCCGCTGAGAATTACCTACGTGTTCAGGATGACACTTTAAGTGGGGACGTTGCTTCAATGGAccttgcaacgaaaaaaaactTGGAAGATCTCGTGCAAGTTGGCGAAGAGCTATTAAGCAAACCGGTATCGAAGGTGAACTTAGGGACGGGCATTTACGAACCTTATCATTGCACCACCAATGAAGAAGCTCTGATAAG ATTTGCTAAAATACTTTCAAAGGAGAAGAGTACGAGAGAGCTTAGATCACCAGGTGTTAATAATGATGTCACAAAAATGCAAAATGGATCGATCATAAATGATAATGCCGAATCTTCAAAGTCGAAGGGAAAACCAGCGATGATCACGAATGCAATTCCTCACTCTCTTCCAGATTTGCACAAGCTCAAAACTGGCTGA
- the LOC122590159 gene encoding uncharacterized protein LOC122590159, which yields MIMSLFHHEEPSNPSKRCKFLKDAFATCHTFCGKFSSCSLKHEDDDVSEYDDEQEIFVSAVISQYMESKSKRKSGLIMDSFIWDFPLIDDLLPNRKEKQHAYAYASDANEDKYEFHSPCSRLSRCSSATTAEEFMSVKTNLSRCSSMSSIEFPMFRRRRSIFRELCRCEGWPFGLCRKALLVPPLPKSPSESWMWRKNTRLINIP from the exons atGATAATGAGCTTGTTTCATCATGAAGAACCATCAAACCCCTCCAAGAGATGCAAGTTTCTCAAGGATGCTTTCGCAACGTGCCATACTTTCTGCGGAAAGTTTTCTTCTTGTAGCCTAAAACACGAAGATGATGATGTCAGTGAGTACGACGATGAACAAGAA ATTTTTGTTTCAGCAGTTATAAGTCAATACATGGAATCGAAGTCAAAGAGGAAGAGTGGACTTATAATGGATAGCTTCATATGGGATTTCCCCTTAATTGATGACTTACTTCCCAATAGAAAGGAAAAACAACATGCATATGCATATGCAAGTGATGCTAATGAAGATAAATATGAGTTCCACTCTCCTTGTAGCCGCCTTTCTCGGTGTTCAAGTGCTACGACTGCAGAAGAGTTTATGTCAGTAAAGACAAATCTTTCTCGTTGTTCAAGCATGAGCAGTATCGAATTTCCAATGTTTAGAAGGAGACGGTCTATATTTCGTGAGCTTTGTCGTTGTGAGGGTTGGCCGTTTGGTTTGTGTAGGAAGGCTCTTCTTGTTCCCCCTCTTCCCAAATCTCCATCCGAATCTTGGATGTGGCGTAAAAACACCAGACTTATCAACATACCTTGA